Sequence from the Gemmatimonadales bacterium genome:
GGCGTCGGCAAGACGGAGACGGCGCGTGCGCTGGCCGATTTCCTCTTCGACGACGAGCGCGCCATCGTGCGGCTCGACATGTCGGAATACATGGAAAAGCACGCCGTCGCCCGGATGATCGGTGCGCCGCCGGGCTATGTCGGCTACGAGGAGGGTGGCCAACTGACCGAGGCGGTCCGCCGCCGGCCGTACAGCGTCGTCCTCTTCGACGAAATCGAGAAGGCGCATGCCGATGTGTTCAACGTGCTGCTGCAAATCCTCGACGACGGTCGGTTGACGGATAGCCAGGGCCGGGTGGTGGACTTCCGGAACACGGTCATCATCATGACCAGCAACATCGGCGGCGGCCATATCGTGGAGGCCGGCGCGACGGTGGACGAGGCGGCCTGGGCGGTCGTGGACCGGGCTGTCCGGAATGACCTGCGCCAGCATTTCCGGCCGGAATTCCTGAATCGCGTCGATGACATCATCGTCTTCCGTCCGCTGTCACGCGAGGACATTCGCCAGATTGTGGACCTCCAGCTGACGCGGCTGCACGCGCTGCTGGCCGACCGCAAGCTTGGGCTGGAGGTCACGCCGGAGGCGCGGCAACTGCTGTCGGAACTCGGGTACGACCCGGTCTACGGCGCACGTCCGCTCAAGCGGGTCATTCAGCAGCGGCTGCAGAACCCGATCGCGCTCGAGGTCCTGGAGGGCCATTTCCCCGAGGGCGCCACCATCAAGGTCGATCGCGACGGCGATGAGCTGGTGTTCACGAACGCCGTGCCGGCGCTGGAGCCCGCCGGTGCGTAGGGGTGGGGCCTCGCCGGCCGATGTCGCCTTCATGGAGGCGGCCCTGCGCCTTGCCCGGGCGGCTGCCGTCCGTGAGGAGGTGCCGGTCGGGGCGCTGGTGGTGCGGGAGGGGAAGGTCATCGGCCAGGCGCACAACGAGATGGTGCACCGGAAGGACCCCACCGCGCACGCGGAGCTCCTGGCCATCCAGGCTGCCATTGCCGCGGTGGGGGAGGATCGCTTGGTCGATGCGACGCTCTTCGTGACTCTGGAACCGTGCGCGCAATGCGCCGGCGCCATCGTCCTCGCGAAGGTCGGTACCGTCGTCTTCGGCGCCTGGGACAACCGTGCCGGGATGGCGGGCTCGGTGCATGACATCCTGCGGCACCCACGCCTGAACCATCGTCCCGAGGTTGTGGGAGGTGTGCTGGAGCAGGAATGTGGGGAGCTGCTGAAGGAGTTCTTCCGTGCCAAACGGTAGCCGGACGAGACTCCTCGTGGGGCTCGCTTGCGCTGTCTGGGTGTCCCTGGGTTGCGCCTCGACCCCTGTCATGAACTCGGTGCCGCTCGCGGGCGGCTGTGAACGCGCGATCTTCTACGGGCCCGCTCCGGTGCCGGCGGGGGGTGTGCAGTGGATCACCCCTGCCGAGGAGGGCGACCGCGACGACCTCGCACGGTGGTGCCGGACCGTCGGTCCGGCGCTGGTCGCCGCGCAGTCGGCCCGAGTCGAGTCGGCGCCGGTGCGGCAGTTTGCCGTCGTCTCGTGGAACCAGAATGTCGGGCGGGGTGACCTTCGACGGCTGGTGGCCGACCTGCAGGCGGGCGCACTGACCGGGGGCGAGCCCGTTCAGGAGTTCGTGATCCTCCTCCAGGAAGCCTATCGGGCCGGAGACGAAATCCCTGTCCGTCCTCCCGCCTCCGCACCGGTGCCGGCGGGTATTCGGGATCCCGATCCCGATGGTGCCCACCGCGAAGACATCCTGACCCTCGCCCGGTCGCTCGGCCTGGGGTTCTTCTACGCCCCCTCGATGCGGAACGGCCGGGAGGAGGTCGGGGAACCACGAGAAGATCGCGGCAACGCCATCCTCTCCACCATGCCGATGGAGGGATTTCGCGTGGTCACCCTCCCGCACGAACGGCAACGGCGTGCCGCCGTACTGGCCACGCTCCTCGTCCCGGGCCACGGGGAGTCGGAAGCACCGATCGCGCTCGCCAGTCTCCACCTGGACGTCTGGCCGGCGATTCTGCCGTCGCTCCTCGATCCCTCCCGGCGGAACCGGCAGGCAGGGGGTTTCCTGGCCGCCGGACCGGCGGCGGGCAGTCCCGTCATCCTCGGTGCCGATCTCAACGCGATTTCACCGGGCGATCCACAGGTAATGCTCTTCCGCGCGCGATGGCCAGAATGGGAGGAATCCGCCCCGTGCCACACGCGGGGTCCGTTCTGCACCGATTACCTCTTCACCGGTGACATGCAAGGGTGGGCGGTGTCGCCATATCGTGCGACCCCTGAGAGTTACGGCTCCGACCACCTGCCGCTGGTGACGGTGTTGACGAGAGTGGATGAGGTCGCTGAACGGCGTTGACCGTGCCAGTCCGGGCCCCTATTTTCGGGTATCGGCGCCGGCGGTGTTTGTGAAATTGATCCTGGTGCGCCGACGTGTTTCCGTGACAGGAGTGCCGATCCATGCCTGCCAAATTCGTGTCGAACAAGGATGAGACGATTCCCCTGTTCGAGAATCCGATGCTTGAGCGTCTCACACACATTCACCCGGCGACCCCGGCCGTGCTGTTCCTCCCGATTGCGGGATGGTTCCTCTGGCAGGGTCTGCAGCTGGGCACGTGGCCCATGGTACTGGGCCTGGTCCTCGTTGGGCTGTTCATCTGGACGTTGACCGAGTACTCGCTGCATCGCTGGGTCTTTCACTACCAGCCCAAGAGCGGTATCGGCCAGAAGCTGCACTTCCTGATGCACGGGATTCACCACGACTACCCGCAGGATCACACCCGGCTCGTGATGCCGCCCCCGGTCAGCCTGCCGCTGGCGGCCCTCTTCGGGTTTGCGTTCCGCGGCATCTTCGGCGTGCAGTTCCCGGCCATCTTTGCCGGCTTCCTCGTCGGGTACGTCATCTACGACACCACGCACTACGCGACGCACCACTGGAAGATGAAGGGGCCGATCGGCAAGTATCTTCGGGAGTACCACCTCCGTCACCACTACCGCGACGACGACCTCGGCTACGGCGTCAGTTCCCCGATGTGGGACTACGTGTTCGGCACCGTGGCACGGCGGACCCGCACCGACCGCCAGGCCGCGTAAGGGACGGAACGACAGACATACCCTGACGCACGGCGGGCCACCGAGATATCTCGGTGGCCCGCTCGCCATTCGGCGCCTGTCCGGTCTAGGGCGCCACCTCGTGGAACTCAAGCTTTCGCTCGTTCTCCTGCGCCCACCGCAGTGCCCACTCGTTTTCGAACAGCAGCAGCGGGTGCCCCTTGGCGTCGTAGAGCCTGAGACGCCCGCGCGCCGAGGCCGCCTGTTCGATCGCCTCGGGCGTCCCGGTTACCCAGCGCGGGTACCGGTACCCCACCGGTTCGAATCGGCAGGGGGCGCCGTACTCGTTCTCGAGCCGGAACAGCATCACGTCGAACTGCAGTTGCCCGATCGCGCCCACAATCGGCGCGGGGCCGGTCTCGCTCTCCGCGTAGAAGACCTGCGCGGCGCCTTCCTCGGAGAGCTCGCGGAGGCCGGTGTCGAGCTGCTTGCGCCGCAGGGGGTCGGCCGGGTAGGCGCGGGCAAAGTGCTCCGGCGGGAAGCGCGGAATGTCGTGAAA
This genomic interval carries:
- a CDS encoding endonuclease/exonuclease/phosphatase family protein translates to MNSVPLAGGCERAIFYGPAPVPAGGVQWITPAEEGDRDDLARWCRTVGPALVAAQSARVESAPVRQFAVVSWNQNVGRGDLRRLVADLQAGALTGGEPVQEFVILLQEAYRAGDEIPVRPPASAPVPAGIRDPDPDGAHREDILTLARSLGLGFFYAPSMRNGREEVGEPREDRGNAILSTMPMEGFRVVTLPHERQRRAAVLATLLVPGHGESEAPIALASLHLDVWPAILPSLLDPSRRNRQAGGFLAAGPAAGSPVILGADLNAISPGDPQVMLFRARWPEWEESAPCHTRGPFCTDYLFTGDMQGWAVSPYRATPESYGSDHLPLVTVLTRVDEVAERR
- the tadA gene encoding tRNA adenosine(34) deaminase TadA; translated protein: MRRGGASPADVAFMEAALRLARAAAVREEVPVGALVVREGKVIGQAHNEMVHRKDPTAHAELLAIQAAIAAVGEDRLVDATLFVTLEPCAQCAGAIVLAKVGTVVFGAWDNRAGMAGSVHDILRHPRLNHRPEVVGGVLEQECGELLKEFFRAKR
- a CDS encoding sterol desaturase family protein; its protein translation is MPAKFVSNKDETIPLFENPMLERLTHIHPATPAVLFLPIAGWFLWQGLQLGTWPMVLGLVLVGLFIWTLTEYSLHRWVFHYQPKSGIGQKLHFLMHGIHHDYPQDHTRLVMPPPVSLPLAALFGFAFRGIFGVQFPAIFAGFLVGYVIYDTTHYATHHWKMKGPIGKYLREYHLRHHYRDDDLGYGVSSPMWDYVFGTVARRTRTDRQAA